A region of Lycium barbarum isolate Lr01 chromosome 3, ASM1917538v2, whole genome shotgun sequence DNA encodes the following proteins:
- the LOC132630552 gene encoding probable glutathione S-transferase produces MADVKLLGLWYSPFCHRVEWALKIKGVNYEYIEENLKSKSPLLLESNPILKKVPVLIHNGKLICESMVIVEYIDEAFEGPSILPKDPYDRAFARFWAKFLDDKAAAVINAFFRKKGEEQEKCKTEVCEMLKVLEKELKDKKFFAGDKFGFVDIAANVVGLWLGVFEEVSRVVLVTREQFPNFSAWRDEYINCKQNKKYLPPRDELLIPHLKPRFQAATAPKRTPA; encoded by the exons ATGGCAGACGTGAAGTTGCTTGGACTATGGTATAGCCCTTTTTGTCACAGAGTTGAGTGGGCTCTAAAGATTAAGGGTGTCAACTATGAATATATAGAAGAAAATTTAAAAAGCAAGAGTCCTCTTCTTCTTGAATCCAACCCCATTCTCAAAAAAGTCCCCGTTCTCATTCATAATGGCAAGCTCATTTGTGAATCTATGGTTATTGTTGAATACATTGATGAGGCATTTGAAGGTCCTTCCATCTTGCCTAAAGACCCTTACGACCGAGCTTTTGCTCGTTTCTGGGCTAAATTCCTTGATGATAAG GCGGCAGCAGTGATCAACGCTTTCTTTCGCAAAAAAGGAGAGGAGCAAGAGAAATGTAAAACGGAAGTTTGTGAGATGCTAAAAGTTCTTGAAAAAGAGCTCAAGGATAAGAAGTTCTTTGCGGGTGATAAATTTGGATTTGTTGATATTGCTGCAAATGTTGTGGGACTTTGGCTAGGAGTTTTTGAAGAAGTCTCTAGAGTAGTTTTGGTTACAAGGGAACAATTCCCAAATTTTTCTGCATGGAGGGATGAATACATTAACTGCAAACAAAACAAGAAATATCTGCCTCCAAGAGATGAATTATTAATTCCGCATCTCAAACCTCGCTTTCAAGCTGCAACTGCTCCCAAACGAACACCTGCTTAA